Below is a window of Virgibacillus sp. NKC19-3 DNA.
TCAATCATGTCTTTTAAATTTTCCATCGCTGTTGTCATTAATCCTTCGATAGGATGTTCACTCATGATGATCCTCCTTACGTTTTTTAACTGAATACCTTTTCTTTCCGGGAAAATACCCGCATTGCTTTAAAAAGTGCGTACATAGCTTTTCCTAACTTCAGTGACACCATACATTCAAATGTGGATAAAAAAAATGGCTGTTGAAAATGTGGAGATACGTGGATAACAGGTTGGCTTTTTAAATTACTTTTTTCCCCGATTATTCCAATAAGAATTCCCTTTATCGCCCATACACCTCCAGTTGCTACTCCAGTAGTACCTGCATCTCCGGTTCCGCCTTTAGTGATCCATTTTAGTTTATGGAAGTACGTGTTTTTTAGTATGTAATTTACAAGAGGATTTAATTCCTGTAATAAGTGAACGGCTAGACG
It encodes the following:
- a CDS encoding DUF2953 domain-containing protein, giving the protein MLWILLSVALMLIILILLSSRITFTSTITYTQREQSFSIAVSMYRIRLYQKKAAITMDHETHKEINFDSFQGDLRLAVHLLQELNPLVNYILKNTYFHKLKWITKGGTGDAGTTGVATGGVWAIKGILIGIIGEKSNLKSQPVIHVSPHFQQPFFLSTFECMVSLKLGKAMYALFKAMRVFSRKEKVFS